The following are from one region of the Betaproteobacteria bacterium genome:
- a CDS encoding MFS transporter, producing the protein MPGTSPGRVVALLCAAEVLSMLGFATFPALLPLMRDVWALSGKEAGWIAGAYFGGYMLAVPLLSSLTDRFDARRIYFASCLLAAAGLVGFAVFARGPLTAGVLQAVSGAGLAGTYMPGLRLLADRVGGVRQSRFVAFYTSTFGIGTSASLLFAGWSAAALGWQLTFALAGVGPLVAGCMVIGALRAMPRSGHAPSAGAAAGTGKLLADRTVQGYVLGYAAHCWELFGLRSWMVAFVAFCYARDPASVGALAPATVAAIVNLIGQPASIFGNEIAVRIGRRRLIFSAMLASAMLAWLTGFAGSLAWWLAPLLLVLYNTAVMADSAALTAGLVEITPVARRGAAMAFYSFLGFGAGFVSPLAFGAVLDAAGGKNAPFAWGLAFGSLGFFCAVAALVVVRRSTMRHE; encoded by the coding sequence ATGCCTGGCACCTCTCCGGGGCGTGTCGTCGCGCTGCTCTGCGCCGCCGAGGTGCTGAGCATGCTCGGCTTCGCCACCTTTCCCGCCCTGCTGCCGCTCATGCGCGACGTCTGGGCGTTGAGCGGCAAGGAGGCGGGCTGGATCGCCGGCGCCTATTTCGGCGGCTACATGCTGGCGGTGCCGCTCTTGTCGAGCCTGACCGACCGGTTCGACGCGCGGCGCATCTACTTCGCGTCCTGCCTGCTGGCGGCGGCGGGGCTCGTCGGCTTCGCCGTGTTCGCCCGCGGGCCGTTGACCGCCGGCGTGCTGCAGGCGGTGAGCGGTGCCGGGCTCGCGGGAACGTACATGCCGGGTCTGCGCCTGTTGGCGGATCGCGTCGGCGGCGTCCGCCAGAGTCGTTTCGTGGCTTTCTACACCTCGACGTTCGGCATCGGCACGAGCGCTTCGCTGCTCTTCGCGGGCTGGTCGGCGGCAGCGCTCGGCTGGCAGCTAACCTTCGCGCTCGCCGGTGTCGGGCCGCTCGTGGCCGGCTGCATGGTGATCGGTGCGCTGCGCGCGATGCCGCGGTCTGGGCATGCACCGAGCGCGGGTGCCGCCGCGGGCACGGGAAAACTGCTCGCCGACCGCACCGTGCAGGGCTACGTGCTCGGCTACGCGGCGCATTGCTGGGAGCTTTTCGGATTGCGCTCGTGGATGGTGGCTTTCGTGGCCTTCTGCTATGCACGCGACCCCGCATCGGTCGGTGCGCTGGCACCCGCCACGGTGGCCGCGATCGTCAACCTGATCGGGCAGCCCGCAAGCATATTCGGCAACGAGATCGCGGTGCGCATCGGGCGCCGGCGACTCATCTTCTCGGCCATGCTCGCCTCGGCCATGCTGGCGTGGCTCACCGGTTTCGCCGGCAGCCTCGCGTGGTGGCTCGCGCCGCTGCTGCTCGTCCTCTACAACACGGCGGTGATGGCGGATTCGGCCGCACTCACCGCGGGACTGGTCGAGATCACGCCGGTCGCGCGGCGCGGCGCGGCGATGGCGTTCTACTCGTTCCTCGGTTTCGGAGCAGGCTTCGTGAGTCCGCTCGCCTTCGGCGCGGTGCTGGACGCGGCCGGTGGCAAGAACGCTCCGTTCGCATGGGGACTCGCGTTCGGGAGCCTGGGCTTCTTCTGCGCGGTCGCCGCGCTCGTGGTCGTTCGCCGGTCGACCATGCGACATGAATGA